In the genome of Catenovulum adriaticum, one region contains:
- a CDS encoding sulfatase family protein, whose protein sequence is MGTGFFQKNTLFFIIILNLANTGCSQQQKLTKKQIETRPNILWLTFEDTSANELSIYGNTDVKNPNLETLAQDSLVFKYAYSNAPYCSPARSSLISGSYATTFGTDHHRAKIQSPTERIFFPALLQKAGYFTSNNTKRDYNTPLNNHELKQIWTEFDKNASYNSLQRKPNQPFFSVYNAGMTHMSRLTSFHLEQRRDFTLNGIPSQAHPGQYLPNLEAVKSDYQFHLEGVFDVDRWLKFFIDDLKQQGLYEDTIIFVYSDHGGSSPRGKGFIYNSGTHVPLIVRVPEKYQHLIQKTPSQLISEVVEFVDFAPSVLSLAGIKPPAQMQGKAFLGEYAQAPQQYAYTFRTNQETHFDPWRGVTDGRFNYFKTYLQRKPISLRNAFQWGMPSNMALDEFATKNPNSQYTQTYYQIKQTEYLFDLKNDPDETNNLANNPNYQQQLNKMRALVDDHIASSNDLGFIPVAMKNNQMYGNWFNPDFSYPDYIKLINKVSRATLKDLAYFEQYLQSTSPVARFWAANAIAELAAKNELKQIPTFLLAATQDQNSAVKMTVYEALVYLDQTEYLTNLLANLNNDHAISALETLAYIKPDVFDSRIDELMQQINNEKIRSILANLKLIPPTQVATQKYKNTKRD, encoded by the coding sequence ATGGGCACGGGCTTTTTTCAAAAAAATACATTGTTTTTTATTATCATCTTAAATCTAGCCAATACTGGCTGTTCGCAACAACAAAAACTAACTAAAAAACAAATCGAAACACGTCCAAATATATTGTGGTTAACCTTTGAAGATACATCAGCTAATGAGTTGAGTATTTATGGTAATACCGATGTGAAAAACCCTAATCTTGAAACATTAGCTCAAGATTCACTTGTTTTTAAATATGCTTATTCAAACGCACCTTATTGCTCACCTGCTCGTTCAAGCCTAATTTCAGGGAGTTATGCAACAACCTTTGGAACCGATCATCACAGAGCAAAAATACAATCGCCAACTGAACGAATATTTTTTCCAGCCCTTTTACAAAAGGCGGGCTATTTCACCAGTAATAATACTAAACGAGACTATAATACACCGCTTAACAACCATGAACTTAAACAAATTTGGACAGAGTTTGACAAAAATGCAAGCTACAACAGCTTACAACGAAAGCCTAACCAACCGTTTTTCTCAGTTTATAACGCAGGCATGACACACATGAGCCGGTTGACCTCGTTTCATTTAGAGCAACGACGAGATTTCACCCTGAATGGAATACCAAGCCAAGCGCATCCAGGGCAATACCTTCCCAATTTAGAAGCGGTAAAATCTGATTATCAATTTCATTTAGAAGGTGTGTTTGATGTTGACCGCTGGCTTAAGTTTTTTATTGATGATTTAAAGCAGCAAGGTTTGTACGAAGATACCATTATATTTGTTTATTCAGATCATGGCGGCAGCTCGCCACGGGGCAAAGGCTTTATTTATAATTCAGGCACTCACGTGCCGTTGATTGTACGAGTCCCTGAAAAATATCAACATTTAATCCAAAAAACACCTAGCCAACTGATTTCTGAAGTGGTTGAGTTTGTCGATTTTGCACCTAGTGTTTTAAGCTTAGCCGGAATCAAACCACCTGCACAAATGCAAGGAAAAGCGTTTCTAGGGGAGTATGCACAAGCCCCGCAGCAATATGCTTATACTTTTAGAACCAACCAAGAAACTCATTTTGATCCGTGGCGTGGTGTTACCGATGGCCGATTTAACTATTTCAAAACTTATTTACAACGCAAACCCATCAGTTTAAGAAACGCCTTTCAATGGGGTATGCCATCCAATATGGCGCTCGATGAATTTGCCACCAAAAATCCAAACTCACAATATACACAAACCTATTATCAAATTAAGCAAACTGAATATTTATTTGACTTGAAAAATGATCCCGATGAAACCAATAACTTGGCAAATAATCCAAATTACCAACAGCAATTAAACAAAATGCGAGCTTTGGTTGATGACCATATAGCATCTTCAAATGATTTAGGATTTATTCCCGTCGCCATGAAAAATAACCAAATGTACGGAAATTGGTTTAATCCTGATTTTAGCTACCCTGATTACATAAAATTAATCAATAAGGTAAGTCGCGCAACACTAAAAGATTTAGCTTATTTTGAACAGTATTTACAATCAACTAGCCCTGTCGCTCGTTTTTGGGCTGCGAACGCGATAGCTGAACTTGCCGCTAAAAACGAATTAAAGCAAATACCAACATTTTTGCTTGCCGCAACACAAGATCAAAATTCAGCCGTAAAAATGACAGTTTATGAGGCTTTGGTTTATCTAGATCAAACCGAATATCTAACAAATTTATTGGCTAATTTAAATAATGATCACGCGATATCAGCACTTGAAACCCTTGCTTATATCAAGCCAGATGTATTCGATAGTCGTATTGATGAATTAATGCAGCAAATTAACAACGAAAAGATTCGCAGTATATTAGCTAATTTAAAACTAATCCCTCCAACGCAAGTCGCAACACAAAAATACAAAAATACAAAAAGGGATTAA
- a CDS encoding TonB-dependent receptor → MAKSTTRTPYRLNQLVIALSTAGLLCSMNQAVAAEDETETIEVTGVRSSLEHALNTKREAPSIVDAISAADIGSLPALDLGEALQAIPGVQVNREGERRSSDINLRGLPGSFVKTTANGQSFATPSRSASPVGSPNPFGSFDASVFDGVTVIKSPTAAHQEGGVAGIVDKQLQRALAKPDGRYAVSLGTRYEESNDSFDTEVRLQASKHLIKDKLAVSFKLGYSDQHFRRDSVLFARKEIFDEIVYPGYEDWFADQVAAGNLPENAVVKASSTVQQLAEVSRGDKLSFAGNLEWKATDKLKLGVDLLYTQRDLKDGNFEQISSEVRNRGQSNPASHWDEHYIIPVGDEVPFLTGYSTNGDGEQVPNYAISNVKLENATYVPANRIFGFFEKAQGVFFNLDYQSDDWVIDAIVSHSESENIFNQTGFDFRLQGSANDSVEPTGITTLINTGRGDLDKMDISYDGWQDIDYNQAFKAGNPLNLNVGDVNDPKNLSFYILGRYDNPKREMSAIDLNFKRYVDFEILGEGLKVNTIHFGGRHSSETLENKDFTPSSGFIDHTAISDEFISDEILAETVNPWFNGDIPNSAGSDGGWLSLNMPHIVDVLQNGMDERIAASDNPDEFIRLPNGFVARTERNTNNVEDRWETQFTADQDITAAYFMADFEGELGDILYTGNLGARYVSTENTVDGFDQSFIDGTTQWEAVPTSFSKDYSHVLPSVNVSFELTDDIILRMASSKGIVRPNLRAQTPVLSVSESESRITIDTPKADVDPYESNNYDLSLEWYNREGSAISLGVFKKDISGIFSTNKICPQPGEEFADAVASYTGELKRTDLADGTFTCEQVEEYTQEDGDIVNRTVDFDYTFNGSSKIEVTGYEVAIQQKLDFLPYPWNGIGGVLNYSYVENETDGEEGLVGISPNSYNAIAYYENDGLSVRLAYNYRDEYLLSGGQSFGGPDQKSVKARGQLDMSASYKINSFTKISVRGYNLTNENRYEYVGQNEANVSRINYDGRTYTADIQFTF, encoded by the coding sequence ATGGCAAAGTCAACTACTCGCACCCCTTATAGGTTAAATCAGCTTGTGATCGCACTAAGCACGGCCGGTTTACTGTGTTCCATGAATCAAGCGGTTGCCGCTGAAGATGAAACTGAAACGATTGAAGTGACTGGTGTTCGAAGCTCGTTAGAGCACGCTTTAAATACTAAACGTGAAGCGCCGTCAATTGTTGATGCAATTTCAGCCGCTGATATAGGCAGTTTACCTGCACTAGATTTAGGTGAAGCGTTACAAGCTATTCCTGGTGTGCAGGTAAATAGGGAAGGTGAACGACGTTCATCTGATATTAATCTGCGTGGGCTTCCAGGTAGCTTTGTAAAAACAACGGCAAATGGCCAATCTTTTGCAACCCCGAGTCGAAGCGCTTCTCCGGTGGGTAGTCCTAACCCTTTTGGTTCATTTGATGCTAGCGTATTTGATGGGGTAACTGTGATTAAGTCGCCCACGGCGGCACATCAAGAAGGTGGAGTTGCTGGGATTGTTGATAAACAGCTGCAAAGAGCACTTGCCAAGCCAGATGGTCGTTACGCGGTTAGTCTTGGTACCCGTTACGAAGAATCAAATGATAGCTTTGATACCGAAGTTCGCTTGCAAGCCTCAAAGCATCTAATTAAAGATAAATTAGCTGTGTCATTCAAATTAGGCTATTCAGATCAGCATTTTCGTCGAGATTCAGTGCTATTTGCTCGCAAAGAAATTTTTGACGAAATTGTTTACCCAGGTTATGAAGATTGGTTTGCAGATCAAGTGGCAGCAGGCAATTTGCCAGAAAACGCGGTTGTTAAGGCCTCATCAACGGTGCAGCAATTAGCAGAAGTCAGCAGAGGCGACAAGCTTTCATTTGCTGGTAACCTTGAATGGAAAGCGACTGATAAATTAAAGTTAGGTGTAGATTTACTCTATACGCAGCGTGATTTAAAAGATGGTAACTTTGAACAAATTAGCTCAGAGGTTAGAAATCGCGGCCAGTCAAATCCCGCAAGTCACTGGGATGAACATTATATTATACCGGTGGGCGACGAAGTCCCGTTTTTAACCGGTTATAGTACCAACGGTGACGGCGAACAAGTTCCAAATTATGCGATTTCAAATGTGAAACTTGAAAACGCAACTTATGTACCAGCAAATCGAATTTTTGGTTTTTTTGAAAAAGCTCAGGGTGTATTTTTCAATCTTGATTATCAAAGCGACGACTGGGTTATCGATGCGATTGTTTCGCATTCTGAATCTGAAAATATTTTTAATCAAACAGGCTTTGATTTTCGGTTACAAGGTAGTGCTAATGATTCAGTGGAACCAACAGGGATTACCACGCTTATTAACACTGGCCGTGGTGACCTGGACAAAATGGATATTTCATATGATGGTTGGCAAGATATCGACTATAACCAAGCGTTTAAAGCCGGCAATCCGCTCAATTTAAATGTGGGTGATGTGAACGACCCTAAAAATTTATCGTTTTACATTTTAGGTCGTTATGACAACCCGAAACGTGAAATGAGCGCGATTGATTTAAATTTTAAGCGTTACGTTGATTTTGAAATATTAGGTGAAGGACTAAAAGTAAACACCATACATTTTGGTGGTCGTCACTCATCGGAAACCCTAGAAAATAAAGATTTTACCCCTTCGTCTGGTTTTATTGATCATACAGCGATTAGTGATGAATTTATTTCTGATGAAATTTTAGCTGAAACTGTGAATCCTTGGTTTAATGGTGATATTCCAAATAGCGCAGGTTCAGACGGCGGATGGTTAAGCTTGAATATGCCTCATATTGTTGATGTTTTGCAAAATGGCATGGATGAGCGCATTGCTGCAAGTGATAACCCAGATGAGTTTATTAGATTACCTAATGGTTTTGTCGCGCGAACAGAACGAAATACAAATAACGTTGAAGACCGTTGGGAAACACAATTCACTGCAGATCAAGATATTACCGCTGCTTATTTCATGGCTGACTTTGAGGGTGAATTAGGCGATATTTTGTATACCGGTAACTTAGGCGCGCGCTATGTATCAACTGAAAATACAGTAGATGGATTTGATCAGAGCTTTATCGATGGGACCACTCAATGGGAAGCTGTACCTACTAGTTTTTCAAAAGACTACAGCCATGTTTTACCATCGGTTAATGTCAGTTTTGAATTAACTGACGATATTATCTTACGTATGGCCAGTAGCAAAGGGATAGTACGACCCAATTTAAGAGCGCAAACGCCTGTTTTATCTGTGAGCGAAAGTGAAAGTCGCATTACAATAGATACCCCTAAAGCAGATGTTGACCCTTATGAGTCAAACAACTATGACCTTTCACTTGAATGGTATAACCGAGAAGGTAGTGCAATTTCGTTAGGTGTGTTTAAAAAAGATATTTCAGGTATTTTTTCAACTAATAAAATTTGTCCGCAACCAGGTGAAGAGTTTGCTGATGCTGTTGCCAGCTATACAGGTGAATTAAAAAGAACAGATTTAGCTGATGGCACCTTTACGTGTGAGCAAGTAGAAGAATATACCCAAGAAGATGGCGATATTGTTAACCGAACCGTTGATTTTGATTATACTTTCAATGGTTCATCGAAAATTGAAGTGACTGGTTACGAGGTTGCGATTCAACAAAAATTAGACTTTTTACCATACCCGTGGAACGGTATTGGTGGGGTACTTAACTATTCTTACGTTGAGAACGAAACTGATGGTGAAGAAGGCTTAGTTGGCATTTCACCAAATTCTTATAATGCGATTGCTTATTATGAGAATGATGGGCTTAGTGTTCGCTTGGCTTATAACTATCGCGATGAATATTTATTGAGTGGCGGTCAATCTTTTGGTGGTCCAGACCAGAAAAGTGTTAAGGCTCGTGGTCAGTTAGATATGTCGGCATCTTATAAAATTAATAGTTTTACGAAAATTAGCGTACGGGGTTATAACTTAACTAACGAAAATCGATATGAATATGTCGGTCAAAATGAAGCTAACGTAAGCCGAATTAATTATGATGGTCGAACTTATACAGCGGATATTCAATTTACTTTTTAA
- a CDS encoding DeoR/GlpR family DNA-binding transcription regulator yields the protein MLEKHRQQLILDILDEQRFASVRDLTDRLNSSEATIRRDIVKMAKKEQLIKIRGGAESVSSEPRKKHISSSAFLVNQQKHTDVKKLIAKKAVELCADDDPIIINGGSSTYMMGEFLPGRRLNILTNSFVLAQNIVENGDSQVSVPGGEIYREQGIILSSYDKDTIEYYHSKMMFMGTPGIGEFGVMESDPLLIRSEQKLRKQTEKLVVLADSSKLGQRSNFIFCPLSDVDILITDSNADPKLVEQFKQNGIEVIMVEAPQPEVQQ from the coding sequence ATGTTAGAAAAACATAGACAACAATTAATATTAGACATTTTAGATGAACAAAGATTTGCAAGTGTTCGTGATTTAACCGACCGTTTGAATTCATCTGAGGCCACAATACGACGTGATATCGTAAAAATGGCGAAAAAGGAACAGCTGATAAAAATTAGAGGTGGCGCAGAGTCAGTTAGCAGCGAACCAAGAAAAAAACACATTTCAAGTTCGGCTTTTCTAGTTAATCAGCAAAAACATACAGACGTTAAAAAGTTAATTGCTAAAAAAGCAGTTGAGCTTTGTGCAGACGACGATCCAATTATTATAAACGGTGGTTCTTCTACTTATATGATGGGTGAGTTTTTACCTGGCCGACGCCTCAATATCTTAACTAATTCATTTGTGCTGGCACAAAATATTGTTGAAAACGGCGACAGCCAAGTATCTGTACCTGGCGGTGAGATTTATCGTGAGCAAGGTATCATCTTAAGCTCATACGATAAAGATACAATTGAATATTATCACAGCAAAATGATGTTTATGGGTACACCAGGTATTGGTGAATTTGGCGTTATGGAATCCGATCCATTGTTAATACGCTCAGAACAAAAACTCAGAAAACAAACAGAGAAACTGGTGGTATTAGCTGATAGTTCAAAATTAGGTCAAAGAAGTAACTTTATTTTCTGCCCTTTATCTGACGTTGATATACTTATTACAGATTCTAACGCGGATCCTAAATTAGTTGAGCAATTTAAACAAAACGGGATTGAAGTGATTATGGTTGAAGCGCCGCAACCAGAAGTACAGCAATAG
- the rhaM gene encoding L-rhamnose mutarotase, with protein MEKIALVMTLLPGYEAEYKKRHDEIWPELVTCLKSAGVSDYSIFFEKESNKLFAVLKRTSDHKMDQLPLEPIVKKWWAFMADIMETNEDNSPKTNSLDRVFHLE; from the coding sequence ATGGAAAAAATTGCGTTAGTCATGACACTGCTGCCGGGCTACGAAGCTGAATATAAAAAGCGTCATGATGAAATATGGCCAGAATTAGTAACTTGCTTAAAATCGGCTGGAGTGTCTGATTATTCAATCTTTTTTGAAAAAGAGTCTAACAAGTTGTTCGCTGTATTAAAGCGTACCTCTGATCATAAAATGGATCAACTACCGTTAGAACCTATTGTGAAAAAATGGTGGGCTTTTATGGCTGATATTATGGAAACGAATGAAGATAATTCACCTAAAACAAATTCATTAGATAGGGTGTTTCATCTTGAATAA
- a CDS encoding bifunctional rhamnulose-1-phosphate aldolase/short-chain dehydrogenase, with product MQDSKIKFKHVNYLWEDSVADKLDPIGSLVYRSNILGADQRITNTGGGNTSAKLMETDPLTGEEVEVLWVKGSGGDLRTSKKENFSSLYQDKLTALDDKYQTLPEKGYKSAGEDAMVGMFKHCNFCLNPRASSIDTPLHSMIDEKHVDHLHPNSVIAIASCKDQKELTETIWGGKLAYVPWMRPGWEAAKVCEKAYEDNPDIVGILLGQHGHTNWSSESKSCYETSLWVIETAARYIEEHDKGEMTFGGAKVESLPEEARTELLAKFLPVARGVLSNKVKFIGTVQSDENALRFVNSVDAPRLAKLGTSCPDHFLRTKIQPLYIDFNPQQDSFETLVEKLKAGIEQYRLDYIEYYNNCKRDDSPAMRDPSPTVILIPGVGIIGWGKNKSESRVTTEFYNCAIEVMRGAEAISEYTALPQQEAFDIEYWALEEAKLQRMPKEAPLARDVVVVIGAGDGIGKETAFRVAKEGAHVVCADLRVEAAQKTADELTAIYGQGIGVAGTGISGCGAAIAAQVNITERESVQKMFEQVILAYGGIDKVIVTAGVFLAPGQAGMSNDQQFDVSFAVNVKGGYIVGTEANEIWKAQGLKGAMVLTTSVNAAVSKKGSLAYDTSKAAANHLVRELAVELSPLVNVNGLAPATVVKGSTMFPRDRVIASLTKYNVEFTEADSDDDLRDKLANFYAQRTLTKSPITPEDQAEAAYLMVSGQLSKTTGQIISVDGGLHEAFLR from the coding sequence ATGCAAGACTCAAAAATAAAATTTAAACATGTTAATTACCTATGGGAAGATTCTGTAGCGGATAAGCTTGATCCAATTGGAAGTTTAGTTTATCGCTCAAACATTTTAGGTGCCGATCAACGCATTACTAACACAGGTGGTGGTAATACTTCAGCTAAGTTAATGGAAACTGACCCATTAACAGGGGAAGAAGTTGAAGTATTATGGGTTAAAGGTTCTGGTGGTGATTTAAGAACGTCAAAAAAAGAAAACTTTTCTTCATTATATCAAGATAAGTTAACTGCTTTAGACGACAAATACCAAACTTTACCTGAAAAAGGCTATAAGTCAGCAGGTGAAGATGCGATGGTTGGTATGTTTAAACATTGTAATTTTTGTTTAAACCCAAGAGCATCATCTATTGATACACCATTGCATTCAATGATTGATGAAAAGCATGTCGATCATTTACACCCTAATTCAGTTATCGCGATTGCATCTTGTAAAGATCAAAAAGAATTAACTGAAACTATTTGGGGCGGTAAGTTAGCTTATGTACCTTGGATGCGCCCAGGTTGGGAAGCAGCTAAAGTATGCGAAAAAGCATATGAAGATAACCCTGATATTGTGGGTATTTTATTAGGTCAGCATGGTCATACTAACTGGAGCTCAGAAAGCAAAAGTTGTTATGAAACCTCTTTATGGGTAATAGAAACCGCTGCTCGTTATATTGAAGAACACGATAAAGGCGAGATGACATTTGGTGGTGCTAAAGTAGAAAGTTTACCTGAAGAAGCTCGTACTGAATTATTAGCTAAATTCTTGCCTGTTGCTCGTGGTGTTTTATCAAATAAAGTTAAATTTATTGGTACGGTACAATCTGACGAAAATGCACTCCGTTTTGTAAATAGTGTAGATGCGCCTCGTTTAGCTAAATTAGGTACGTCTTGTCCGGATCATTTCCTACGTACAAAAATCCAGCCTTTATACATAGATTTCAACCCGCAACAGGATAGCTTCGAAACCCTAGTTGAAAAACTAAAAGCAGGTATTGAGCAATATCGTTTAGATTATATTGAGTATTACAATAACTGTAAACGCGATGACTCACCAGCGATGAGAGATCCTAGCCCTACCGTTATTTTAATTCCAGGTGTTGGTATTATCGGTTGGGGTAAAAATAAATCTGAATCACGCGTAACAACTGAATTTTATAACTGTGCTATTGAAGTTATGCGCGGCGCTGAAGCAATTAGTGAATACACAGCATTACCACAGCAAGAAGCATTTGATATTGAATACTGGGCATTAGAAGAAGCTAAGCTTCAGCGTATGCCTAAAGAAGCGCCTTTAGCTCGTGATGTCGTAGTGGTAATTGGTGCGGGTGATGGTATTGGTAAAGAAACAGCGTTCCGTGTTGCAAAAGAAGGCGCGCATGTTGTTTGTGCTGATTTACGTGTTGAAGCCGCGCAAAAAACGGCTGACGAATTAACTGCCATTTATGGGCAAGGTATCGGGGTTGCTGGTACAGGTATCTCTGGTTGTGGCGCCGCGATTGCTGCACAAGTCAATATTACCGAGCGCGAAAGTGTTCAAAAAATGTTTGAGCAAGTTATTTTAGCTTATGGCGGTATTGATAAAGTGATTGTCACTGCTGGGGTTTTCTTAGCGCCAGGTCAAGCCGGCATGAGCAACGATCAACAATTTGATGTTAGCTTTGCTGTTAATGTTAAAGGCGGTTACATTGTTGGTACAGAAGCCAACGAAATTTGGAAAGCGCAAGGCCTTAAAGGGGCAATGGTATTAACTACCAGTGTTAATGCAGCAGTATCTAAAAAAGGTTCTTTAGCGTACGACACATCAAAAGCAGCGGCTAACCACTTAGTTCGTGAATTAGCGGTTGAGTTGTCACCATTAGTGAATGTGAATGGCTTAGCGCCTGCAACGGTAGTTAAAGGTAGCACTATGTTCCCTCGTGACCGAGTGATTGCTTCTTTAACTAAATATAATGTGGAATTCACAGAAGCTGATTCTGATGACGACTTGCGTGATAAATTAGCCAACTTCTACGCGCAGCGTACGTTAACTAAATCACCAATCACGCCAGAAGATCAAGCAGAAGCTGCTTATTTAATGGTTTCGGGTCAGTTAAGTAAAACAACCGGCCAAATCATTAGTGTAGATGGTGGTTTGCACGAAGCATTCTTACGATAA
- a CDS encoding sulfatase family protein, which produces MRLAAIFLFVFLLSDLFKSQVYAAEVAKQKPNFLWLVSEDNSYFFSRLYNKQGAKMPNIEALAKDGLVFNNAFSNAPVCSTARSTLATGVYASKIALNYHRRYTESELPEGVQPIAQLLKREGYFTSNNAKNDFNFIEYKHDPVWDSSSNKASWKDRAPKQPFFHMQTFTTTHEYNLHFPATDVNNKPTKHQPDSVKLPAIYPDTKLFRYTFARYLDQHQILDKQIGQLIKQLKADGELENTFIFYFGDHGGVLPGTKGYVNDLGLHIPLVVRIPENYRELLHPSIGTLENARVNGFVNFVDFAPTLLKLAGAEANPYHDGKAFLGPDVTLKKLNQRDSSFAYADRFDEKLDMVRTLRKGNLKYVRNYMPYIPNSLFNQYRYLQAAYQEWKNLYQQQKLNPVQAAFFKAKPAEALYDISVDPFETNNLANQPNYQTQLVKLRENLNNKLKSMPDLAFYPESYLAEYAFNSPRKFGDKNRSEITQLIDIANLQLLNWQQAKPQLMKALNSNMQWRQYWALIGFTHFAEQASDQVDQINNLLAHPNPVIAARAVEFLTLATDYNPTTLIPQLIERTTDTLSALEIMNIATVLHDLEGYTFDIKAKPEWHQATKADKNQHLQGVTHYWTSNRIQYLNQSL; this is translated from the coding sequence ATGCGTTTAGCTGCTATTTTTTTGTTTGTTTTTTTATTGAGTGATCTATTTAAAAGCCAAGTATACGCGGCTGAGGTTGCAAAACAGAAACCTAATTTTCTATGGCTAGTTTCAGAAGACAATTCATATTTTTTTTCACGTCTATACAATAAACAGGGTGCAAAAATGCCAAACATTGAAGCTTTGGCTAAAGATGGACTTGTTTTTAATAATGCTTTTTCCAACGCGCCCGTCTGCTCAACTGCCCGTTCAACCTTGGCTACCGGTGTTTATGCTTCAAAAATTGCTTTAAATTATCACAGGCGTTATACCGAGAGCGAATTACCAGAGGGTGTGCAACCAATAGCTCAGCTATTAAAACGCGAAGGTTATTTCACGAGCAATAATGCTAAAAATGACTTTAACTTTATTGAATACAAACATGATCCAGTGTGGGATAGCTCATCAAATAAAGCCAGTTGGAAAGATCGAGCTCCCAAGCAGCCGTTTTTTCATATGCAAACCTTCACAACCACACATGAGTATAACCTGCATTTTCCTGCAACTGATGTCAATAATAAGCCGACAAAACACCAACCAGATTCAGTTAAATTGCCAGCTATTTACCCTGACACAAAACTATTTAGATACACCTTTGCTCGATATTTAGACCAACATCAAATTTTAGACAAACAAATTGGCCAATTAATTAAGCAATTAAAAGCAGATGGCGAGTTGGAAAACACCTTTATTTTTTACTTTGGCGATCATGGCGGCGTGCTCCCTGGCACAAAAGGTTATGTTAATGACCTTGGTTTACATATCCCGCTAGTCGTGCGCATCCCCGAAAATTACCGAGAGTTACTGCACCCTAGTATAGGAACATTAGAAAACGCCCGCGTTAACGGTTTTGTCAATTTTGTCGATTTCGCACCAACTTTACTCAAATTAGCGGGCGCTGAAGCCAATCCGTATCATGATGGTAAGGCTTTTTTAGGGCCTGATGTAACCTTAAAAAAACTAAACCAACGGGATTCAAGCTTCGCCTACGCAGATCGATTTGATGAAAAACTAGATATGGTTCGTACCTTGCGAAAAGGTAATTTAAAGTATGTCAGAAACTATATGCCGTACATTCCAAACTCATTGTTTAACCAATATCGTTACCTTCAGGCTGCTTATCAAGAATGGAAAAACCTATACCAGCAGCAAAAATTAAACCCTGTACAAGCTGCTTTTTTTAAAGCAAAGCCAGCAGAAGCTTTGTACGATATTTCGGTCGATCCATTTGAAACAAATAACTTAGCAAATCAACCAAATTATCAAACTCAATTAGTTAAACTTAGAGAAAACCTCAACAACAAACTAAAGTCTATGCCTGATTTAGCATTTTACCCTGAATCTTACTTAGCTGAATATGCATTCAACAGCCCTCGCAAGTTTGGTGATAAAAATCGCTCAGAAATCACTCAATTGATAGACATAGCCAACCTACAACTATTAAATTGGCAACAAGCAAAACCTCAGTTAATGAAAGCGCTGAACTCAAATATGCAGTGGCGACAATATTGGGCACTAATAGGTTTTACCCACTTTGCAGAACAAGCGAGTGATCAAGTTGATCAAATTAATAATTTGCTCGCTCATCCAAATCCAGTGATCGCAGCCCGCGCAGTAGAATTTTTAACATTAGCAACCGATTACAATCCAACTACTCTGATACCTCAGTTAATTGAGCGTACAACAGATACATTATCTGCGCTTGAAATTATGAATATTGCGACCGTATTGCATGACCTAGAGGGTTATACCTTTGATATTAAAGCAAAACCCGAGTGGCACCAAGCCACTAAAGCTGATAAAAATCAACACCTGCAAGGGGTGACACATTATTGGACTTCAAATCGTATCCAATATTTAAATCAAAGCTTGTAA